The Cryptomeria japonica chromosome 2, Sugi_1.0, whole genome shotgun sequence region TAACGAAATTGCATTGCGATGCCTTGTCAGACTGCCTCTTCGCAACAGAGCCATCGCCTCCTGCATCTCCCGAGCGTGGGCGAATGCATGCAAAAACAAATCTTCAATTACATCTCTTCGCTGTTCTCTCAATCTCCCACCAGAATATTGTATTTTCATTGCAGTTTTTGACAGCAGATTCGATGGAGACTACGTCCATGCAACTCAGCATAATACGAAATGGCTGCTGGTCGACCCTCTCAGCCTTGGGGCCCAGGTTTTACCCAATCCCTTCTCTGCAATATCTGTTGAAATAAATCTCTGTAGCGCAGCCACCAATGATCGGCTCTTTCTGCCGCAAGTCAATCAGACAAAAGAAGGGTTTTTTTCATACGATATTGGGGCGGGCCAATGGAAGTCTGTAGAGTTGCCCCCCGGAAAACGCTGCAGGAGATTTTGCTGCGCCGGAATGAAAGAATTTGTCTACCTTTGTGGCGGGCAAATACATTTCACCGGGGAAGCTTCTAGAAGCGCTTTTCAATACGACAGCCGAAACAATCAATGGGAAAAGCTTCCCGATATGATCATGCCAAGAATTAATTGTGCAGGTGTGAGCATGAATGATAAATTCTACGCTATAGGAGGATATTGCCATTCCCCTGGAGGTGCTCCCCAGATTCATGTTTCGGCAGAGAGATTCGAACCCGAGACCGGCCAGTGGACACTGATGCCCAATTTCTGCGCAAAAGGGTTAAGATATGCGGAGGATTCGGCCATCACAGAATCTGATTTTGCTGTTGTGGAGAATAAGAGGCTATTTGCGGTGCAACCTCAGTCGAACGAGGTTATGGAGTTGGATGGTGTGAAGGAggaatggaggcatgtgggatACATTGGAGGCGTTTGTGAGATGCGTGATTGTGGGACTAATTATAAAATCCTGGGAGTTGGAAGTGAGGTGTGGGCGATCCAGTATAGGGTGGGGAAATCAATAAAGATTTATTCGTCCAAGCCAGGAGAATTAGAGAGTTTAATATGGAGGCAAATTGATTTTGGAGGATTAGAGAGATTCGATCATGTTTTAACGTGCACGACATTCGAAGTATAGTTGTTGAACAAAATGTTTTTCAATGCAATTAGATTGTGTGAGTAGTGAGTGAATAGTACCTAGTAGCAGTAAAAGAATATAAATCTGTTTTTAGCCAATGGAATGTTTGAGACCCCGGTGACTTTAATGTTTAACCTTGATTTGGTATGTATTTCTGTGCATTTGATTAGTAGGTACCATTTAATTTTCGTGCATACGATTATGTTGATCGCACAGAAACTTCCCTTGTAAGGATTTCATATGTCCAAATGTCAGTTAATCTAATTTCTGCTGTGTACTTCTCAGTTCATTTCATACGATTTGCTGTTATGTATTTATATTTAAAGGTATTCTTTCGGTATTCATCtctttctcatcattatttagAAACATTAGTATTAAATTTGCGTATATCATTTTGCAATGTTTGTGAGTGGTGTATTAACTTT contains the following coding sequences:
- the LOC131048529 gene encoding F-box/kelch-repeat protein At5g60570, producing the protein MDESLVSALLPSLPNEIALRCLVRLPLRNRAIASCISRAWANACKNKSSITSLRCSLNLPPEYCIFIAVFDSRFDGDYVHATQHNTKWLLVDPLSLGAQVLPNPFSAISVEINLCSAATNDRLFLPQVNQTKEGFFSYDIGAGQWKSVELPPGKRCRRFCCAGMKEFVYLCGGQIHFTGEASRSAFQYDSRNNQWEKLPDMIMPRINCAGVSMNDKFYAIGGYCHSPGGAPQIHVSAERFEPETGQWTLMPNFCAKGLRYAEDSAITESDFAVVENKRLFAVQPQSNEVMELDGVKEEWRHVGYIGGVCEMRDCGTNYKILGVGSEVWAIQYRVGKSIKIYSSKPGELESLIWRQIDFGGLERFDHVLTCTTFEV